The Chelonia mydas isolate rCheMyd1 chromosome 20, rCheMyd1.pri.v2, whole genome shotgun sequence genome includes the window ggctttgtcaagcctgaccttaaaaatttctaaggaaggagattctaccacctccctaggtaacgcattccagtgtttcaccaccctcttagtgaaaaagtttttcctaatctccaacttaaacctcccccactgcaacttgagaccattactcctcgttctgtcatctgctaccactgagaatagtctagaaccatcctctctggaaccacctctcaggtagttgaaagcagctatcaaatcccccctcattcttctcttctgcagactaaacaatcccagctccctcagcctctcctcataagtcatgtgctctagacccctaatcatttttgttgcccttcgctggactctctccaatttatccacatccttcttgtagtgtggggcccaaaactggacacagtactccagatgaggcctcacccatgtcgaatagaggggaacgatcacgtccctcgatctgctcgctatgcccctacttatacatcccaaaatgccattggccttcttggcaacaagggcacactgctgactcatatccagcttctcgtccactgtcacccctaggtccttttccgcagaactgctacctagcctttcggtccctagtctgtagcggtgccattgtgcccccccccccgccagcccctctgctcctgtcccagcccctccccgatagcccctgccccttcccccccgccccctccccccggccagcccccctgccccagccccaaggaaAAGCTTGCTAggtctggaacaggcttcccaaGGGAGTTTGTGGATTCCAcatcattggagggttttaagaacagatgGACatacaccagtcagggatggtctagggttacttggtcttgtctcagcgcagggggctggacttggtgacctcttaaggtcccttccagcctgatctttctatgattttgttttatcagGAGATCTGTGATCCTCCAGTGGAGGGCTGATTTATATTCCCTTAGTACAGaaagagaaatggaggcacagagcagggaagggaatcGCCTGCAATGGTGCAGCAAAGCAGGAGTAGTGTCTGGACTacaactcaggagtcctgactgcgaGTCCAAGAGGAAACCCTGGGGCTTACTGTCTCCATATGCTCTCTTGTGAAACCCCAGGAAGCTGTCTGGGCAGAAATCCATTCCCCAGTCTCCCAGTAAGTTTCTCCACCACAGCCAGTCTGCACTTGGGAGCCAACAGAAAGGAAAACCAATGTCATGGCCTTAACTGACTCTGATACCAGTAACACCAGTGTGCAGGTGCTGTAGTGGATACTAGCCAACAGACTAAAGCCTCAGACAGGCAGGTGTGGTAAGACACTCTACTAAGTCCCCATGTATTTGTAACTGGTTCCAGTTTAACAGATGAGGCATTGAGTCAGCCTTATCTGCCTTCTTTAGGGAATAAATGAGCTCTGGATGCAGTGTGTGTGAATGCAAAGGCTTAGTTTCTAATGCATCACCTGTCAGTCACCTTTTATTGGGGTTGGGAACCCACCCTGTTGGCTTAGGGAGTTCTGATCTTCTTTGAGTGGCAAACACTGGGGAAAATCCAGTTTTATTCTGGATAAGATGGGGGCTGTTCACCTCTGCTGCATATGTGGTATAGATACCAAGATCGACCAGTCTCTCAAAGGTCCTAGAATGTTGGCAGTGCACTTTGCCTTTTCTCCTTCCCTGGGGAATTCCAGGGATTTGAGAAGGGAATGCGATGCTGAGGTCCAATAATGATTCTGTCACTCACTCGTGCTGAGCAACTCATTTCAtttcccctgcctcagtttccctatctgtaaaatggggataatacctgtTAGAGGGAGCTGCGGTGGGGGAAGCTGAAGTTTTGATGGCTAATTGAGGAGTGTTTTGGTAATCTAAAGCACTACGTAAGTACTGGGAGACAATGGAGAAATAAACTGTGATCTTTTTCAAACCCTCCTTCCCTGAGTGTTGTGCATCCCTACTTTGAGAGCGCATGTGCAGTGTGAGTAACTGTATCTCAGCTAGGGTGTTCTTCCTCCAGACTAGCATGTTATGCCCAGGAAGGATCTCTGCTCCATGTGgagaaataaatgtttttctcCACATGGAGAGGAAAATGGGAATTCAGCTTTTGTTTTCCAGGCTCAGAGGGGGAAGAAATTGTTCTCCAACAGCCACAGCAAGAGCCATATCCAATCAACAGCAAACAAAATCCTAAGGATCTTAGAACCCTCTTGAAAACATAACACAGCAAATGTGTTCACTAGTTAACTGTTGGGTCTCTGGAAGGAAGGCAGCATTAGGATGCCTATAGCTAGGACACACAGACTGAAACAGAACAGGGGGCAAATTTGAGTTGAATGTCAAAGGAATCTCCAACACTATCGGCCTAAGGGAGGTGGTAGAAACTCCATTGCTTGAGGCGGTTGCACCTAGATTAGACTAAAGATTGTACAATAGTGAAGAGCCCTGCCCTGGCCTGTGAGGGTGGATGACATGGGGATCAATAGGTCTCTTCCACCTCTTAATTTTCAGCTAGTACAAATTGATACTGCAGAGGAGAGGAACGTTCATTCTCCTGCTTCTGGGTTAACACTGATTTCCTGCATCGCGTGCTCTGTCGAGCATAATTGGAGTCTCTGCAGATGTGCCAAGCCCTCGGGAAACTCTGACTACTAAGTGGCACTGAGCTCTCATTTAGCAGCACAgggtggctgtgtgtgtgagaatgtcAGTGCAGCACAGAAGAGAGACAGCTAAAAAGTCTGATTAAACCATAAGGCTCCTACAGGCTAGTTGCAATGAGTGAGAGGCTGAAGGTTCAGCTCTCTACAGAGGCAAGAAATTAGCCACGCACTCAGTGGTACTGGGATTAAGCGAAAAGTCGATGAGTTGGGAAGCGTGATAGTGCAGGTAGGCTAACCCTTCTCTGGCACAGAAAATACTGTCTTGTTGGTGTAATGTAATTCAGCATGTCAATTACTGTTCTGTTAGATCCTATCAGGGTTCGAATCAGCCCAACGATCATCTCCTGTGTGTGGTACACGAGACGAGGAGAGGGTTCCCAGTGTTACTCAAACTGTCTGTACTCTCCTCTTTGCCAGCGAATCAGTTGGCTCTTCTATTCCAAGAGCAAGTGATGAAgagtactttaaaaaaagctgTAAATTGATATCTGCAGGCCCGAGTGGAGAGGATGGAGCAGTTccagaaggagaaagaagagctGGATAAAGGATGCAGGGAATGCAAACGGAAACTAGCCGAGTGCCAGAAGAAAATGAAGGAGCTGGAGGTGGCAGACGCGGTGAGCGGGAAAGGGGAGCTGCAGAGACTTCAGGCCGAAGCGCAGCAGctgagaaaagaagagaaaagctgGGAAAAGAAGATCGAGGAGCTGAGGAAGAAGGAGAAGAACATGCCTTGGAACGTGGACACCCTGAGCAAAGACGGCTTCAGCAAGGTTGGTCTGAAGGGTGCCTGGTGAGGGGAAGGAGCTGCGTGGGTTTCTGGCTGGGGAAGCTGCCTTGCAAACATGGCATCAGAGTAGGTGTGCTGGAACCACAGCTGGCGATGCAGCAGCACCATGAACCAGCCTcctttctctctgtgtctctgcagAGTGTTTTCAACGTCAAACCCGAAGAGGACGACGAATCGGAGGAACAAAAAGAGAAGAAACACAAGACGTTCGTGGAGAAGTACGAGAAGCAGATCAAACACTTTGGTAAGTTAGCCAGCTGCAAGTGCAGTGCTCTCTGGCAGTCTAGGCGATGAAAGCTTCAGAAGTCCCTCTTGACCTAGAAAAGGGCTCTGGGTTAGCGAGGCTGTGAGAGACTCTTCCAGCAGGGTGAGGGAAGTGACCACAACATAGTTGGATTCCCTGCTACCTGGGTCATGTCCACAATACCTGTCTTCTCCCGTGCTGTAGACTTAGAAAGGAAAGAACATGCAGTTGGAGAGACCCATGTGCAGTGTGGGGTAGCGGAGTGTTCTCAGCTGGGGGTCCCTGCCTCCTTTCAGAACCATGTGTAAAAGGCACCAATAAGCCAGAGGTCTCCTAACACAGCCCACTCCTGGGGCTTGTTTTTATCCTTAACTTCACTTACAAAGCCCTGCTGCAGGACTGTATGAACCAACATCCAGCTGTAGCATGTAGGCTCTTCTCTTGAGTCCCACCCCCGACTTCGCTGgaccttctctgcctcctcctaaCTCTTCACTACTTCAATCATTCTGAATTGGAGCTTTTCTCAGGTGCCCTTCACCAGAACTCTGGAGCTGCTCACTTACTAGTGCATCTATCCGCCCCACAGTCCTGGGGTAGGGAAgggttatccccattttacagaggtggatCTCAAGTACAAAGGGATGAAGTGACTTAGCCAGGATCACATGGAGAGTCTGGCGGAGCCAAGAAATGACCCCAGATTTCTTGAGTCCCAATCTAGTGCCTTCCCACAGGCCTGTCTTTTCTTATGAGACCCTCTTGGTCCAATTGGTCAGGCGAGTCAGCAGGTTAGCTCTATGTTGCCACATCATTGGGTCCTGCACTGGATTCTGCCTTCATAATCCTGCTGCTTGGATACCAAAGTCATAGGCCTCTAATAAATACGCTTGGTAAATTCAGCTGGGTGTTCTTCGGTTAAATTCCTACAACGCTTCTGTCCCACCCACCCCATCTAAAGACAGCACACCCTGCCTTCATTTGGGCTGTTCCTGTGAAATGCAGCCAGGAGGAGAAGTTAATCCACTGTCCCGTGTTTGATCTGTCCTAGGTACGTAGGTGGCCCCTTGACCTTGtagatggtgaggtgctcagataccaaaaGAGCCTCTCATGAGGGAGCCTACTGCTACTGGCTTAGCTGCACAGATAGAGAGCTGaggcacaaaggcccagatcctccggGGTGTTTACCTAAATACCTAatactaagtgacttggccaaggtcacacgcACAACCTGGAGCAGaagagggaattgaacccaggtctccctatCACAGGCGAGTGCCCTGACCACACCACCATCTTTCCCCTCCAGCAGGCGGAATCCTGCCTCCTAAAGTACCGCTGATCCTCTCTAGCCCTGTCCAGGCTCCGCAACGGCTTTGTGGGTGGGCTCTTCTCTCTGACCATGTGGCAAGGTGACTGTCTGCTGTTAACTGGGGCTCTCCTGCTTTGAAGGGATGCTGCGGCGCTGGGACGACAGCCAGAAGTATCTATCTGATAACCCGCATCTGGTGTGTGAGGAGACCGCCAATTACCTGGTCATCTGGTGCATTGATCTGGAAGTGGAAGAGGTGAGGCTGCTGTGTTTCCCCAGGAGCTGTGACTGCAGCTGATAGCAGCGAGGAATAAATCCCAGGTGCCCTGCTGAGTTCTGACCCATTCATGTTTGTGGTGGGCCAAACTCTTTTCCATTAGAATCCCTTCCCTAATGGACACCTCATGGCATAGTGAACCCGTGCTGGGGGAACGAGACCCGGAAAGCGTGTACCCAAGCGGCTCCATGCCGCGCTCGTGCATTAGTTTCCCCTGTCAGTACTGTTGTCCCAGCAGCTGTTCATCTGATCCACTAGCTGCTCATTCTCTTCCTGAGTCAGCCTTGGTTGTCTTGTGACCAGCTGCCCCCCGCGGAGCCAGTGTCTCTTTCAAAGACGGCCTCCTCCGTTTGCTTTAAAGATGGCGCTGACATTTGAGAAATCCTGGCAGCTGAGTCTGGAAGGGAATGGGCCAAGGGCTCAGACTGCAGCGGACTCGCTTGTCATGGCTCTCTGCCAGCCAGTGTCTtcttcccactgcctccctgagTAACGAGGGGCAAGGCTGCGGTGGCTGGCGTCTCGGGGTCTGTCAGAATTTGAGCACGCCCTCAGCTGGCAATGCACCGCACAGCACGGTCCTTAGAGCCACAGGTGCCTTTCTCTTCCGCCTCCTAGAAACACGCCCTGATGGAGCAGGTCGCCCATCAGACCATCGTGATGCAGTTCATCCTAGAGCTGGCCAAGAGCCTGAAGGTGGACCCCAGAGCTTGTTTTAGACAGTTCTTCACCAAAATCAAGGTGAGTTCCAAGTCCCCTTCAGCTGTGCTGTTTTCTCCCCATTTCCTCCTCTCACAGGTGGCCTGAAGTCAGGAGGAATGCGGTGGACagtgtggaactccctgctgtcGAGTGTTGGTTAGGTCAGGAATTTAGCAAGATTCCAAGAGGGAGTGGACACACGGATTCCCAGAATATCCCAAATTCGAACAGTTACTGCTAAGGATACAAACCTGCTTCAGGGTTTGAGACAGCCTCTATTAGAAGTTAAGAAGAGATCTTCGTGAGGCAAATTACCCCATGTCTACATCCTGTGTGGTTTCTCGCACTGTCCTCTGCAGCTTCTgattctggccactgtcagagacaagctACTGCGCTATGTGGACCTTAGatctgagccagtctggcaattccgATACCACGTGGTGACATCCTTCTTCGTTCTCAGTCTGCCCTCTCTGTAGAGAGGGGGCCCAAGGCCCACTCAGGAGTGAGGTTTAAATACAGTCTGACTTTTGCCCAGCTTCCCATGGCCAGCTCTCTGGCTCAGTAGTGTGAGGTGTGGCTGGGGTCACCACTGTGGCTAATAGCTAGAGCTGAAGATCCTTCTCCTTTGTTACTGGGCCATCTGAAAGACACTTGGGGAGCTGCCTCCTGAGAGCTCTGTGCCCAGAGGGCCCCAAGCTCGGAGAACATATTGGACTGTAAGTTTTATCCCTCCTACTTGCTGGACTTTTTCCTGCCACCTGTTGCTTGTGCCCTGCCATCGCCTGCCTGTGTATTTGTGGTGCTGTGCTTGCTCCCACGGCAATGGGTTGTGGGGACGCCGCAGGAGGAGAGTGTCAGTCTGTCACAAATGCTTCTGAGCTGTCcgtcctcctgcagcaggtggcTTTTAATGAAGGAAGCACGTGGGCTAATAGGcagcacttcccctccccccagccctgcaattAGCCTGATTGAATGGGGGCGTGGCTACACTGGCACACTCTAGCCTGAGCATGGGGGTGTGTAATCTGGGTTCGGCCACGGCTCTCGTGCCTGGCTGGATCCTGTGCCATCTTGGCTCCTTCGTTAACATTCTGGCCTCTGACTCTGCTaccctgcttctccctgctcgTTGCAGACGGCCGATCAGCAGTACATGGAGGGGTTCACCGACGAGCTGGAGGCCTTCAAGGAGCGGGTGAGAGGCCGCGCCAAGGTGCGCATCGAGAAAGCCATGAAAGAGTATGAAGAGGAGGAGCGGCAGAAACGACTGGGCCCAGGCGGGCTGGATCCCGTGGAGGTGTACGAATCCCTCCCGGCTGTGAGTAGCCTGATCGCTGAGCAGCAGGTGCCTTGCGCTCTAAGCAAGAGCAGCTGGTGTCGATCTCGCATCCTGGCTCCCACTGAAAAGGGTTTCCTTCCCACGCCCTATCCTGTCTAGagtacttatctggccccatTCTCTGAGCAGCTCAGACGCTCTGATgcgtttattccccccaccccccaggtcaGAAAGccctgtccccattttacagttggggcaCTGAGGCATAGGGAGACTGTGACTTACCCAAGtctgacagagcagggaagtgaacccaggtcttccaagcCCCCAGGCTAGTGTCCTGGCCACTGCACCACcctccaagggaggtgggcaaGGTGGCATTCCTCCATGCCCCGGGGCATGGGGGGGGCACTGCGGAGTGCCTCCGGGTGCCTGAGCCAAGCGCACAGTCTCCGCTGCCTTCCTAGGCCTTGTCTCCTGGCTGAGCGGGAGCACGAGACGTGAGCTCCTGGGCGCTGTCTATTGCATGGGGCTGTGGAAGGGGCCATGTCCCGACCAGCTCACCgtgctgccctctcctcccccaggagCTGCAAAAGTGTTTCGATTCGAAAGACGTTCAGATGCTGCAGGATGCAATCAGCAAAATGGAGCCGGCGGTGAGTATGCCTTGGGTGGGGAGGACACGGGGCCTAGGTGAAGGCCGAGAGTGCCTAGCTCTTGAGGCACGGGAGGAGAGCCATCAGCTTTCTGTTGCTGTGAATTGGGGTCCGTTCCCAGGCACATTATCGCATCTTCCTGCGTAGCTATTGGCTTCTTCCCAAGTCACTGATCTCCAGCCAACCAAGTGGCAATGGGCCCTTGGCTGAAGGCTGCAATGCAGTGTCTGGCAGGGGATGGAGGTGGGCTTTGGGAGCTCTGGGAGGAAGCAGAGACCCGTGGGGCGAGTGCTGGGCTAAAATCCCTTCGCCCATGCTCTGCGTTCCAGGAAGCCAAGTACCACATGCAGCGTTGCATCGATTCTGGGCTCTGGGTGCCAAATGCCAAGACGGCGGAGGGAGCGGAGAAGGGAGGTGAGGAGGCGGAGGCTGTCTACGAGGAGGTCACGAAGGAGAGCAgcgaggaggagaaaggaaaccCATGAACTACTGCTGGAAATGCGTAAAGCAGACTGTCCCCTCacctctcccccactgccaccaccCTACCCCCTCTCGCCTTCCTCTCTCACCCAATTATCCCTCAGGATGACACATGCTTTACACACGTAGACACTTTGTGAATGTGTGAGCTGCTTGCTGGCTCTTTGTATCCAACCCCAAGCCCTGGGCTGCCTTGGGGGAGCAGCCGGAAGCCCCTGTATTCGCACTGGGGCCGTCCCAGTCAGTTACTCTAGGGACTTGGCATGGCCGTTTAGGTTCTAGGCCTCCCTCTGGTCAGAGTTACAGATGTGCCGTTGTATCTTTTCTGTTGGTAGCCAGTACGGCTATTACACGAATAAAGAGATTGAAGGAGCTGAGCGTGGCACGCACTTGCTGGGGGCAGAGTCGTGGAAGCTGCTGTGCTTTTGTCGTGGCttctgaaaagagagaaattgaCCTAAAAAGTTGTCCCCGGTGCTGGGAGTTACGTTGCAGGCCAGCCTGAAGGCATTGGCCTTCCCTAGTCTGCAGGAGCCCTTGGTGGCCAAAACAAACTGTATGGGCTGCCGTGGCACCTGGCAGGGCCTGCAGGCCAACACACCAGCCAACCTGCACCTTGGGTAGCTCCTGTGCCACCTGGGCCATCTCCCGGTGTGCGCTCCGGGGCCTGGTGGAGCGGGCTGTGCTGTGAATGTGCCCAAGGCTTCGGCCCAGCTCTGCTGACCGTCACTGTGCGTGAGCAGTCTCTCACTTTCCTTACCAGCTGCCTGTCTCTGTCCAGCCCTGTCCCGTGCTGAGGGTGACGGTTTCACCGTAGGGCCGCGGAGTGACACCCTACATTGATGGGGACGCACAGCTGAGCCCATGCATCTGTCTGCTCCCTGGGTAGCCATGAGAGCGGGGCTTGGCCACGCTGTGCCCAGTGGCTCTGTTATTTCTGGTGCTGCTGTGAACTTCTCCAGTGCCAAGCTCTGTTTCTTCTGCAGGTGGCTCAGTGCCCCAGCACTCAGAAGGGCAGTGGGTAACCGCCCTGCTTTGCCGCATTCAAAGGGGGAGCAGCCCTAGGGAGTGCCATGGTAGAATGGCACAAGGCAAAATCCACCTGAATTTTTAACAGGCAAATCCCGTGCCCAGGTGTGGCAAAGCAGGGAGTTGGCAGTAGAATATCAATGGGCTTAGGAGTGCCAGTTTGACTCTGGTCCAGCTGGGATCACGCTGTGCTGACGCCGCACCGAAACTTCCTTATGCAATTCCTTGGCCTTGGGCCAGGCCTTCCCAGCGCGTGGGAAGGGCTTGGGTGTTAGGCCCAGGTTCTGCTGGTTCCCCCCGATACTAACTGCCCAAGGAGGTGGGCTGCAGATGGGGGGACCCTGGGTCTTCTAGCTGGAGTGCTTCATTTCCTGCATTTTCAGAAGCTGTCAGGGAGGGAGACAACTCTGACTGAATAAAGGCATTGATTATCCGATTCCCTAGCTTTGGCTGGGACTCCATGTACTACGGAATGCAGTCGCTGTTGTGTTCCCAGAGCTAAGCAgtgcgggtggggggaggaaggttgAGGGGGAAATATATGTATAAAGGATTTGGGGGTGCGCGCGCACAATTCTGAGCGAAATGCTGGACAAGTGACCAGCTTGTTAAGTGGTGTGTCCCCTGGCTTGGGTGTGGTAGGTAGGTACTAGCAATAGCTGTGGGGACAGATCCCTGGGCAAGTGtttttcccttctctgcttccatttccccatctgtaaaatggagatacaaTGTTCTCTGCCCTGCCTTAACTTCCCGGCATGAAGGCCCTGTGGAAAGCGTGACCGGTCCCAGTGTGAGAGTGGAAAACATGCAGTGCTACAAATCAACACCCCACGAGCCACATGGCAAGGGCTGTGCCCAGAGACCGAAAACCTGCTTTTAAAAGTTCTCAGGCCCTTCTTGGAGCCAGACGGGGGTCTGCTTGGTGATAGCATGAGCCTTGGCATGAAGAGTGACATACCAGCACGGTCTGGGAGACATGATCCAAATCTGCCTTCACACATCACTCCTGGGGGGGTTCAGGCTGGAGGATCCAGCAGTGGTGAGTGAGCGGAACGGCGGCCCAGCCAGCGTGACGCAGACCAAGAGCTTGCCTTTGTGCCTGCCAGGTCAGAAAGGGCACTGACAGGCACGTGCAGTGGTGGCCCTAGACGGACGCAGATTAAGCAATTGCTGGGGGCCCCAATGTAGTAGTACCCCCGAAACACCATTCATCTTATTTAATTTGGGCTTTTTAACATGTATTTAGTAGATGttgatgtggggtttttttgtttgtggaaATAATAGAATGGGAATTTAGAGGGGGTGGGTGAGGTGTAAGGGGGGGTCCCTAAAAACATTGCTGCTTAgacccccaatgggctagcacagCCCTGGGTGTGcacttgtgagtgtgtgtgtgtgtgtgtggcaataAGGACAATGAAACTGCCTCTCTCTCGGAAGTGAATTTAGTTCTGGTGCAAAGTGCCCAGGTTGACAGTTCTGCTTGTGCCCAGTACAGGTATAACCTGGGCATCAACATGCCGCTGATAAGCGGGGGCATTGGCATAGGAGAGTGAAGCTCTCCGTTAGGAATTGGACTGAATCTCTAGCCTCCAAAGGGTTGTAAAGCgagggactggctggtggagtaGCAGGGACAGCCTCTGTCCAGgcagggaggggtgtggatggagtGCCTGTGTGACATTCAGGCATGTAGCATtgggctgggggctgtacgtCATTCAGTGTCCATCACCTTTTGTCTCTGAGTATCTCTGATGAAATGTAGAGTCACAATAGGCAAGTCCAGAGTCTGGCTGTGAGTTCTAGGAAGCTCTTCATGGAGCAGGCTGTTTTggatgggagctggggagaaggatGTGAACATCTGTCTGATGATGCCAGAAAAGCTTGATCATAAGGAAGAGGAAGGTTTTGCTGTGTTTCCGAGCAGGCGGTCAGATTCTGGATTCATCTAGTCCCTCTGGAACCTGGTTCCATGGCTGGACCCACTCAACTGAGTATTGTCCCCTCCACTCTCCCACTCCTTGTTCTGTACATTGTTATTTGCATCATCCCAGCGGAGGGCAGCTGTCCGGGCAGCTCTCAGCTGGGGCTGTGGTCTCTAGTGTAGCTGGAACTGGAGCCACTCTCTTCCTTAGTTTTCCCCTCTACGACAGCTGCCTACTCTTCAAGGCCTCTTGTGATTTTTTCCGTCAGGGTTTGAGGGGAGCCGGAGCCAAGACCTTGGTTCTGTGTCATCTCCGTGTTGAGAGATGATGATTCTCTACAGCAGGCTCCTAGCCAGCTTCGGAGAGTCACAAGCAGCTTCAAGCCCTACTTTTCAGTTTTCATCACGGCTTCGCTCTCCACACAAGTACCTCCCCTTTCAGCCTTTCCCTTGATGATATTCCTTGTGGTTTTATAACCTCTCCTATACCAATGGCCTCCATCCCTCCGCGCCCCTGGGGCCTCTTTCTAGATGTGAAAGTGAAGGCAGCTCCTTGCCAGCAGGGTGGGCGGATGTGTGGGTGGCTGTGAAAGTCCTTTGCTCTGTTTGGAATGATTCATGGCCCAATTCCAAACTCAAGAGAAGTTGGGGGAAGAATCACTGAACTGGCAGGAATGTGAAAACTCTGAGGCTCTTTCAGAGCCCGAGGCCCTTCTGTCACTTGCTAGCACTAGTGCTTAGCCAAACATCTGCTCCTCTAATCCAGCCTTTGGCACGACTCTAGCCTGTCTTTTCTATTGGGAACAAGAGCATGGATGAACGTATGAACCTGAATTAGTGGGCTTGAGCCTTTACAATATACCTGCCTAGCTTATTGTTCCTTATTTCTATTATTGTAGTATCTAGGAGcggccccctttcccctcccatggAGCAGGacgctgctgtacaaacacagaaccaaaggGGGGGGCCCTTTCCCCCAAAAGCAGATGCTCTCAGCATAAGACGAGCCATCAGGTGAGGATAGAGAGGGGTGTACAAGGAAACACTGAGCCGTtgctggtcagcatgacaggcagtgctCTCAACGCACCAGCAcaagactgatttatttttttgtccTCATGCCTACAAGCAAAAGCCAGCTCTTAAGGAGGGCTGTGAGGGAGGCCAATGACCTAGTCTGAGGTCATTCTGCGAGAGCCCGTCCTGCGTAGGAGGGATGGTATGGAAGAAAGCATAAAGGAATTTATTTGCTGCTTGTTCCAGTCTGTCAGTGAACTGTCCctctggccaggatgggcaggtggGTTGGTGGGGTCTAAGTCCGAGTTACTTTGGTCTCCATCGCTTAAATCATGCACCCCTTCAGTGCAGGAAGGGATGAATAACCCTGTATTCAACTGCTACACCGTGGAGGCCggggagaaaagaaagaacattGCTGTCTTAGCCAAACTGCAATGCACGTAGTTCTAACATCCTGCCTCTGCTGAGACTTGGCCTCTGCTGGCCTTGCTGATGAACCATGACCAGTTGCTGTCGGACAGTCCAGCTGCAGGTGGAGCTGCTGACAGCCAAGATCTGAGGAACGAGTGGCTGCTAATAGATAATGTCCTTCGTCCGAAGCTCGGTGGGAGTTCTGAGAGCTGAGACATTTACGCTTCTCTTGCTCGGACTGAACTTTCCTGCTACTGTGTATAATAGTTGGATTCACATCTAAGCAGAGCTTCATTGTGGGCAAATTAATAAAATCCACCACCTCTTAATGTCAGGTAGCGGGGggagtcgtgttagtctgtatccacaaaaacaacaaggagtctggcggcaccttaaagactaacagatttatttgggcataagccttcgagggtaaaaaacccacttcttcagatgcaatttAATGGTGAAGCTATAATCCAATGCATGACCCTCTCTCTGGGGCTGCTGTAGAATCTCTACTCCTCTCCCTGTAGGCTAAGAGCAGGGCTCACTAGAAACATCTGCTGGCTTAGTTTACCTAACATGTATTTTCCCAGTGATTCACCGTAAGCGCTCCCACCCATCTACTGTGCTGGAAACCCTGACCCTAGAAATGGTAGCTGCACCTTAACAGCTGATCTCTGGTTGCACTAACTCACTGAGTCAGAACAAAGTGTCTTCTCTCGTTCGGTCTGTGGGCCCAAGTGGTCTCGTTTGCACTGCTATAGTCTCTCTATTGTCAATATGGTAACGGACTGGGGCAGGCCGGGCATAAACTCCTTTCTACTTTCtctgagaaactgcagaactggaattaacttgcaaactg containing:
- the CDC37 gene encoding hsp90 co-chaperone Cdc37, with translation MVDYSVWDHIEVSDDEDETHPNIDTASLFRWRHQARVERMEQFQKEKEELDKGCRECKRKLAECQKKMKELEVADAVSGKGELQRLQAEAQQLRKEEKSWEKKIEELRKKEKNMPWNVDTLSKDGFSKSVFNVKPEEDDESEEQKEKKHKTFVEKYEKQIKHFGMLRRWDDSQKYLSDNPHLVCEETANYLVIWCIDLEVEEKHALMEQVAHQTIVMQFILELAKSLKVDPRACFRQFFTKIKTADQQYMEGFTDELEAFKERVRGRAKVRIEKAMKEYEEEERQKRLGPGGLDPVEVYESLPAELQKCFDSKDVQMLQDAISKMEPAEAKYHMQRCIDSGLWVPNAKTAEGAEKGGEEAEAVYEEVTKESSEEEKGNP